One window from the genome of Glycine soja cultivar W05 chromosome 12, ASM419377v2, whole genome shotgun sequence encodes:
- the LOC114379261 gene encoding ketol-acid reductoisomerase, chloroplastic-like, with protein MSATASLCATSRTTFSSSKPVARRSCFVAVPKIAFPKLRFKPVAMATLGARMVAAAPTVTPPASLDFETSVFKKEKINLAGHDEYIVKGGRDLFPLLQGAFKGIKQIGVIGWGSQGPAQAQNLRDSLADAKSDIVVKVGLRKGSRSFNEARAAGFSEENGTLGDIWETISGSDLVLLLISDAAQADNYEKIFSHMKPNSILGLSHGFLLGHLQSIGLDFPKHFSVIAVCPKGMGPSVRRLYVQGKEINGAGINSSFAVHQDVDGRATDVALAWSVALGSPFTFATSLEMEYRSDIFGERGILLGAVHGIVESLFRRYTEHGMSEDLAYNNTVESITGTISKIISTKGMLAVYNALSEDEKREFEKAYSASYYPCMDILYECYEDIAAGSEIRSVVLAGRRFYEKEGLPAFPMGKIDQTRMWKVGERVRSTRPAGDLGPLYPFTAGVYVALMMAQIEILRKKGHSYSEIINESVIESVDSLNPFMHARGVSFMVDNCSTTARLGSRKWAPRFDYILTQQALVAVDNGAPINQDLISNFLSDQVHGAIEVCAQLRPTVDISVPPDADFVRPELRQSSN; from the exons ATGTCCGCCACTGCTTCACTCTGCGCCACTTCCAGAACAACTTTCTCATCATCGAAGCCCGTCGCGAGAAGAAGCTGCTTCGTCGCGGTTCCCAAAATCGCGTTTCCCAAGCTCCGTTTCAAACCCGTCGCTATGGCTACGCTCGGCGCTCGCATGGTGGCCGCCGCACCCACCGTCACTCCGCCGGCCTCGCTCGACTTCGAAACCTCCGTTTTCAAGAAGGAGAAGATTAACCTCGCTGGACACGACGAG TACATCGTGAAAGGAGGGAGGGATTTGTTCCCTCTGTTGCAGGGTGCTTTCAAGGGGATTAAGCAGATTGGCGTCATTGGATGGGGTTcgcag GGACCTGCTCAGGCACAGAATTTGCGGGACTCGCTTGCTGATGCAAAGTCTGATATTGTGGTCAAG GTTGGGCTCAGGAAAGGTTCTCGCTCCTTTAATGAGGCTCGCGCAGCTGGTTTTAGTGAGGAGAATGGAACTTTGGGTGACATATGGGAAACTATCTCAGGCAGTGATCTTGTGTTGCTCTTGATTTCTGATGCTGCACAG GCtgataattatgaaaaaatattttcccacATGAAACCAAATAGCATACTGGGTCTGTCCCATGGTTTTCTTCTTGGGCATTTACAGTcaataggacttgattttcccAAGCACTTCAGTGTAATTGCTGTCTGCCCGAAAGGTATGGGTCCTTCTGTCAGGAGGCTGTATGTCCAAGGCAAAGAGATAAATGGTGCTGGAATTAATTCGAGTTTTGCAGTCCACCAG GATGTGGATGGCAGAGCTACTGATGTTGCTTTGGCATGGTCTGTTGCCCTTGGTTCGCCTTTTACATTTGCAACTTCGTTAGAGATGGAATACAGGAGTGACATCTTTGGGGAGAGAG GCATTTTACTTGGTGCTGTTCATGGTATTGTGGAATCCTTGTTTAGGAGGTACACTGAACATGGAATGAGTGAAGATTTGGCCTATAACAACACTGTCGAGTCCATTACAGGAACTATATCTAAAATAATCTCGACTAAG GGTATGTTGGCTGTATACAATGCTTTATCTGAAGATGAAAAGAGGGAATTTGAGAAAGCATATAGTGCTTCATATTATCCATGCATGGACATTTTGTATGAGTGCTATGAGGATATTGCTGCTGGAAGTGAGATTCGCAGTGTTGTCTTGGCTGGGCGGCGCTTTTAT GAGAAAGAGGGTCTGCCTGCATTTCCCATGGGTAAAATTGATCAGACCCGGATGTGGAAGGTTGGTGAGCGTGTCCGTTCTACAAGGCCAGCTGGTGATCTAGGTCCATTATACCCATTTACTGCTGGGGTCTacgtggcattgatgatggccCAG ATTGAGATCCTGAGGAAGAAGGGGCATTCTTACTCTGAAATTATTAACGAGAGTGTCATTGAGTCTGTTGATTCTTTGAATCCTTTCATGCATGCTCGTGGTGTTTCATTCATGGTTGATAACTGTTCAACTACGGCAAGGTTGGGTTCAAGGAAATGGGCTCCCCGATTTGATTACATCCTAACCCAGCAGGCCTTGGTGGCTGTGGACAATGGAGCACCTATCAACCAGGACCTAATCAGCAACTTCCTGTCAGACCAAGTGCAtggagccattgaagtttgtgcTCAACTGAGACCTACAGTAGACATTTCTGTGCCACCAGATGCAGACTTTGTCCGTCCCGAGTTGCGTCAGTCTAGCAATTAG
- the LOC114378763 gene encoding uncharacterized protein LOC114378763 yields the protein MVVFEMTDLGLMTFFLGMEIKQGEHEVFVCQKKYAKEILKKFKLEECKEMNTPMNQKERLCKEDGTEKIDQAHFKSMIGCLLYLSATQPDILNGVSILSRFMHCASEMHLKVAKRVIRYVKGTCNFGIKYKKTEKFKLIGFSDSDWGGSIDDMRSTSGYSFSFGSGVFSWSSKKQENVA from the coding sequence ATGGTGGTGTTTGAGATGACAGATCTTGGGTTAATGACGTTCTTTCTTGGAATGGAAATTAAACAAGGAGAACATGAAGTCTTTGTCTGCCAAAAGAAGTATGCCAAGGAGATTTTAAAGAAGTTTAAACTTGAAGAATGCAAAGAAATGAACACTCCGATGAATCAAAAGGAAAGGCTTTGCAAGGAAGATGGAACCGAGAAGATAGATCAAGCACACTTCAAAAGCATGATTGGATGTTTGTTGTACCTTTCAGCAACTCAGCCTGACATCCTAAATGGTGTAAGCATTTTGTCTCGATTTATGCATTGTGCAAGTGAAATGCATCTCAAGGTTGCAAAAAGAGTGATTAGATATGTTAAAGGAACTTGCAATTTTGGCATCAAGTACAAGAAAACTGAAAAGTTCAAGCTTATAGGCTTCTCTGACAGTGACTGGGGTGGTTCAATTGATGATATGAGAAGTACTTCAGGGTACAGTTTCAGCTTTGGATCAGGTGTCTTCTCATGGAGCTCGAAAAAACAAGAGAATGTTGCTTAA
- the LOC114378764 gene encoding senescence-specific cysteine protease SAG39-like encodes MAEGISIPQEREKRFRIFKENVNYIEAFNNAANKPYKLGINQFADLTKEEFIAPRNRFKGHMCSSIFRTTTFKYENVRAVPSIVDWRQKGAVTPIKDQDHGVTAVGYGVSDDGTKYWLVKNSWGTEWGEEGYIRMQRGVDAKEGLCSIAMQASYRIA; translated from the exons ATGGCAGAGGGTATAAGTATCCCCCAGGAAAGGGAAAAGCGTTTCAGGATATTCAAGGAAAATGTGAATTACATTGAAGCCTTCAACAATGCTGCCAATAAACCTTACAAGCTAGGCATTAATCAATTTGCAGACCTCACCAAGGAGGAGTTCATAGCACCAAGAAATAGATTCAAGGGGCACATGTGTTCCTCCATATTTAGGACAACCACTTTCAAGTATGAAAATGTGAGGGCAGTACCATCCATAGTGGATTGGAGGCAAAAGGGTGCAGTGACACCCATCAAGGACCAAG ATCATGGTGTCACTGCTGTGGGATATGGTGTTAGTGATGATGGGACTAAGTATTGGTTGGTTAAGAACTCTTGGGGAACTGAGTGGGGTGAAGAAGGGTATATTAGGATGCAAAGGGGTGTGGATGCTAAGGAAGGACTTTGTAGCATAGCTATGCAAGCATCTTACCGTATAGCTTGA